The following are encoded together in the Oceanobacillus zhaokaii genome:
- the hflX gene encoding GTPase HflX, whose translation MSEEKILIIAVKNEGEQHERFQSSLDELVSLGKTAGGTVKSVITQNRNRIHPATYIGEGKIEEIKNEIDALEIDLVISNDELSPGQLRNLGNRFEVRIIDRSQLILDIFAQRARTKEGKLQVELAQLEYLLPRLQGQGIAMSRLGAGIGTRGPGETKLETDRRHIKNKIYDIKRKLKLVVRTREQYRKRRKTNEVFQIAVVGYTNAGKSTLFNRLTASNTLEENKLFATLDPLTRKLQLDSGFQALITDTVGFLQELPTSLIASFRSTLEEVSAANLLLHIVDGSHEDQVQQQNTVLKLLEDLDAQQIPVLTIYNKKDLIKEDVIPMNHPYLIISANDEEDVKRVLHEIEELLKELWESYAVELDPDMGKILSKLERETIITDKKFDEARSKYVIRGYIRKEHPINYLIKTN comes from the coding sequence ATGTCCGAAGAGAAAATCCTAATTATAGCTGTAAAAAACGAGGGTGAGCAACATGAACGATTCCAATCCTCTTTAGACGAACTCGTTTCGTTAGGGAAAACTGCCGGTGGTACAGTAAAAAGTGTCATAACGCAAAATCGAAATCGGATACATCCGGCTACATATATTGGCGAAGGAAAAATTGAAGAAATAAAAAATGAAATTGATGCATTAGAAATTGACCTCGTGATTTCTAATGATGAGCTATCTCCAGGTCAATTAAGAAATTTAGGAAATAGATTTGAGGTCCGTATTATCGATCGGAGTCAACTAATCTTAGATATATTTGCCCAGCGTGCGCGAACAAAGGAAGGGAAATTACAGGTTGAGCTTGCTCAATTGGAATATTTATTGCCGAGGCTGCAAGGGCAAGGGATAGCCATGTCTAGACTTGGAGCCGGAATTGGGACAAGAGGACCAGGCGAAACGAAATTAGAAACAGATCGGCGCCATATTAAAAATAAAATCTATGATATTAAGCGAAAGCTAAAATTAGTTGTTCGTACGCGTGAACAGTACCGGAAGCGAAGAAAAACGAACGAAGTATTTCAAATCGCAGTTGTTGGCTATACAAACGCTGGCAAATCTACCCTATTTAATCGATTAACAGCGAGTAATACATTGGAAGAAAATAAATTATTTGCCACGCTTGATCCGTTAACGAGAAAATTACAGCTCGATTCCGGATTTCAAGCACTAATTACAGATACAGTTGGATTTCTTCAGGAATTGCCGACATCTTTAATTGCTTCTTTCCGTTCGACATTAGAGGAGGTTTCAGCAGCAAATCTGCTGTTACATATTGTTGATGGATCACATGAAGATCAGGTGCAGCAACAGAATACTGTGTTAAAATTACTTGAGGATTTAGATGCACAGCAAATACCAGTGCTCACCATTTATAATAAAAAGGATTTAATTAAAGAGGATGTCATACCGATGAACCATCCATACCTTATCATTAGTGCAAACGATGAGGAGGACGTGAAACGTGTGCTGCATGAAATAGAAGAGCTTCTTAAAGAGTTATGGGAAAGCTATGCAGTCGAACTGGATCCGGACATGGGGAAAATACTTTCTAAACTTGAACGCGAAACAATTATTACAGATAAGAAATTCGATGAAGCAAGAAGTAAATATGTCATTCGAGGCTATATTCGAAAAGAACACCCGATAAATTACTTAATTAAAACAAATTAG
- a CDS encoding aminotransferase class I/II-fold pyridoxal phosphate-dependent enzyme, which yields MIEEIVKQAELDCSNEHQKMNEIVEINQKRVLDAFINNRISDSHFSSTTGYGYDDLGRDALESVYADVFGGEDALVRPQIVSGTHAIATTLFGLLRPNDQLIYITGKPYDTLEEVIGIRGNNAGSLKDYHIKYQEVSLGAEGAVDFLAVKRAITRDTKVIGIQRSKGYDDRPSFTINEIAEMVEFIKEIDSEIIIFVDNCYGEFVEVKEPLHVGVDIMAGSLIKNPGGGIVRAGGYIVGREDLIAQCANRLTAPGLGKETGATFNMLQEMYQGLFLAPHIVGQALKGAVFTARFLELIGFKTSPHYQADRTDLIQSVTFPDAEQMIAFCQEIQRNSPINSYVTPYPSEMPGYEDKVIMAAGTFIQGSSIELSADGPIRAPYTAFVQGGLTYEHVKIALIEAVKSLMNQGFIKLN from the coding sequence ATGATTGAAGAAATAGTGAAGCAAGCAGAATTAGATTGTAGTAACGAACATCAGAAAATGAATGAAATCGTTGAGATAAACCAAAAACGTGTACTTGATGCATTTATTAATAATCGTATTAGTGATAGTCATTTTAGTTCGACAACAGGATATGGGTATGATGACCTTGGACGTGATGCGTTAGAATCAGTATATGCGGATGTATTCGGAGGAGAAGATGCACTCGTTCGACCCCAAATTGTATCAGGTACACATGCAATCGCTACAACGCTATTTGGGTTATTGCGCCCCAATGATCAGCTTATTTATATTACTGGTAAACCTTATGATACGTTGGAAGAAGTAATCGGTATAAGAGGAAATAATGCCGGTTCATTAAAGGACTATCATATTAAGTATCAGGAAGTAAGCTTGGGTGCTGAAGGGGCAGTTGACTTCTTAGCTGTTAAAAGAGCTATAACACGAGATACGAAGGTAATTGGCATCCAGCGTTCGAAAGGTTATGATGACCGTCCATCCTTTACAATTAATGAAATTGCAGAAATGGTTGAGTTCATTAAGGAGATAGATTCTGAAATTATTATTTTTGTTGATAATTGCTATGGCGAATTTGTTGAAGTAAAGGAGCCCCTCCATGTTGGTGTAGATATTATGGCTGGATCGTTAATTAAAAACCCTGGGGGTGGTATCGTTCGTGCTGGAGGTTATATTGTCGGTAGAGAAGATTTAATAGCACAATGTGCGAACCGATTAACAGCACCCGGTCTTGGAAAAGAGACTGGCGCTACCTTCAATATGCTGCAAGAGATGTATCAAGGGTTATTTCTCGCCCCCCATATTGTTGGACAAGCACTAAAAGGTGCAGTGTTTACTGCTAGATTTCTTGAATTGATTGGTTTTAAAACGTCACCACATTATCAAGCCGATCGAACAGATTTAATCCAATCAGTGACTTTTCCTGATGCAGAGCAAATGATCGCATTCTGTCAAGAAATCCAACGGAATTCACCAATAAATTCTTATGTTACTCCATATCCAAGTGAAATGCCTGGCTATGAGGACAAAGTTATCATGGCTGCAGGAACATTTATACAAGGTTCAAGCATCGAATTATCAGCGGATGGGCCAATTCGAGCTCCATATACAGCTTTTGTTCAAGGTGGGCTCACATATGAACACGTGAAGATAGCATTAATTGAAGCAGTAAAAAGTCTTATGAATCAAGGTTTTATAAAACTGAATTAG
- a CDS encoding MerR family transcriptional regulator: protein MPLFSIGIVMKLTELTARQIRYYEEHELISPERTAGNQRLFSFNDVDKLLEIKNLLDNGLNLAGIKIMLQEELKQEEKEQVTKTDLTDKELRNILRAELNHLGMNGRVSIRQSELSRFFINR from the coding sequence ATGCCTTTGTTTTCAATAGGCATTGTCATGAAATTGACCGAACTTACTGCTCGTCAAATTAGATATTATGAAGAACATGAATTAATATCTCCAGAACGAACAGCCGGTAATCAACGATTATTTTCATTTAATGATGTTGATAAACTGTTAGAAATAAAAAATCTGTTGGATAATGGACTTAATCTAGCAGGAATCAAAATTATGCTGCAAGAGGAACTTAAGCAAGAAGAGAAAGAGCAGGTAACGAAAACAGATTTAACGGACAAAGAGCTTCGTAATATTTTGCGAGCAGAATTGAACCATCTTGGCATGAATGGTAGAGTCAGTATCAGACAGAGCGAACTGTCAAGGTTTTTCATCAATCGTTAA
- the glnA gene encoding type I glutamate--ammonia ligase has protein sequence MGQFTKEAIINKIKEENVRFIRLQFTDMFGSIKNVEIPLSQLDKALSNKMMFDGSSIEGFVRIEESDMYLYPDLDTFVVFPWTSEKGKVARFICDIYNPDGTPFAGCPRYNLKRNLKKMEELGFDTFNIGAEPEFFLFKLDQNGDPSLELNDHGGYFDLAPTDLGENCRRDIVLELEEMGFEIEASHHEVAPGQHEIDFKYSNAVKHADDIQTFKLVVKTIARKYNLHATFMPKPLFGVAGSGMHVNMSLFKDGKNVFLDENGERQLSDVAYQFIAGIMKHATGFTAVTNPIVNSYKRLVPGYEAPCYVAWSGSNRSPLLRIPNSRGLSTRVEVRSVDPSANPYMALAVLLASGLDGVENNLEAPHAVDRNIYVMTKEEREENGVEDLPSTLADALQLLKKDEVIVSSLGNHLFENFVEAKEIEWEMFKTQVHPWEREQYITQY, from the coding sequence GTGGGACAGTTTACGAAAGAAGCGATTATTAATAAAATTAAAGAAGAAAATGTGCGATTCATTCGACTTCAATTTACAGATATGTTCGGAAGCATTAAAAATGTGGAAATTCCATTAAGTCAATTAGATAAAGCATTATCGAATAAAATGATGTTTGATGGGTCTTCCATTGAAGGGTTTGTACGTATTGAGGAGTCCGACATGTATTTATATCCGGATTTAGATACATTTGTTGTATTCCCTTGGACATCTGAAAAAGGAAAAGTAGCAAGATTTATTTGTGATATTTATAATCCAGATGGAACACCTTTCGCAGGCTGCCCAAGATATAATTTAAAACGTAATTTAAAGAAAATGGAAGAATTAGGATTCGATACCTTTAATATTGGTGCAGAACCAGAGTTTTTCTTATTTAAACTAGACCAAAATGGTGATCCATCACTAGAACTTAATGATCATGGTGGTTATTTCGATCTGGCTCCTACCGATCTTGGAGAAAATTGTCGTCGAGATATTGTATTAGAACTTGAAGAAATGGGATTTGAAATCGAAGCATCCCACCATGAAGTCGCGCCAGGACAGCATGAAATCGACTTTAAATATTCCAATGCAGTAAAACATGCGGATGATATTCAAACATTCAAATTAGTAGTAAAAACGATTGCGAGAAAATATAATCTCCATGCAACCTTTATGCCGAAGCCGTTATTCGGTGTAGCTGGATCTGGGATGCATGTTAACATGTCATTGTTTAAAGACGGTAAAAATGTATTTTTAGATGAAAATGGAGAGAGACAATTAAGTGATGTCGCATATCAATTTATTGCAGGAATTATGAAGCATGCAACTGGCTTCACAGCTGTAACAAACCCGATTGTAAATTCGTATAAGCGATTGGTTCCTGGCTATGAAGCGCCATGTTATGTTGCATGGTCAGGCTCAAATCGTAGCCCATTACTACGAATTCCTAATTCACGTGGATTAAGTACACGTGTTGAAGTACGCAGTGTAGACCCATCTGCAAATCCCTATATGGCACTTGCTGTTTTACTAGCATCTGGCTTAGATGGAGTAGAAAATAATTTAGAAGCACCACATGCTGTAGATCGCAACATTTATGTAATGACGAAAGAAGAACGTGAAGAAAATGGTGTAGAAGATTTACCAAGTACGCTAGCTGATGCACTGCAGTTATTAAAGAAAGACGAGGTCATTGTGAGCTCACTCGGCAACCATTTATTTGAGAA